The genomic region GGGGCCAAACTGCACATGACCGGAGGGGTCAATTCCCACGAGATCCTGATTATGCCGACCACCGCCATGGATGAAAAATCCAAAGATTACGCCATCGTTTGTGCCGTTCCGGCCGATGCCCCCGGCGTGACCATGATCTTCGGCCGCCAGGCCAATGATACCCGTAAGGATAACCTGGAACGGATCGATGCCGGAAACCCTATTTTCGGCGGGGTCGGCGGCGAGGCGGTCATTGCCTTTGAAGATGTCTTTGTGCCCTGGGAGCGGGTTTTCATGAATGGGGAGACGGATTTTACCAGCCCCCTGGTCTACCGTTTTGCCGCCCACCACCGGGCCAATTACGGCGGCTGTAAAACCGGATTGATCGATGTCTTAACCGGGGCCGTCACCTATCTGGCCCAGATTCAGGGAACGGCCAAGGCCTCCCATGTACGGGACAAGGTGACCGAGATGATCCATCTGGGTGAAACCCTCTACAGTTCTGCCATTGCCTGCGCGGCCGAAGGCTGGCCCACCCCCTCCGGGGCTTACATGGTGGATACCATGCTGGCCAATGTGGGCAAACATAATGCCACCCGTTTTCATTTCGAAGTGGCCCGTCTGGCCGCCGATCTGGCCGGAGGATTTTTGGCCACCCTGCCCAGCGAATACGATCTCAGGAGTGAAGATGTGGGGCATTTGGTAAAAAAATATTTCTCCGGCGTCGCCAAGATCCCGACGGAAGACCGCATCAAGATCGGCCGGCTGATCGAGAGCATGACCGGGGG from Deltaproteobacteria bacterium harbors:
- a CDS encoding 4-hydroxybutyryl-CoA dehydratase, giving the protein MKIKTAQDYLKSLRKLNHVIYYKGKKIKDVTRHPATAPHVRAAAMTYALADDPEYKDLATATSHLTGETISRFTHVHQNVEDLIKKAKLLRALGRKTGSCFQRCVGLDGINATYSVTYEIDQKYGTDYFERFKKWLTYIQEENLMVVGAMTDPKGDRSKGPAEQSDPDQYVHVVERREDGLVIRGAKLHMTGGVNSHEILIMPTTAMDEKSKDYAIVCAVPADAPGVTMIFGRQANDTRKDNLERIDAGNPIFGGVGGEAVIAFEDVFVPWERVFMNGETDFTSPLVYRFAAHHRANYGGCKTGLIDVLTGAVTYLAQIQGTAKASHVRDKVTEMIHLGETLYSSAIACAAEGWPTPSGAYMVDTMLANVGKHNATRFHFEVARLAADLAGGFLATLPSEYDLRSEDVGHLVKKYFSGVAKIPTEDRIKIGRLIESMTGG